From one Paenibacillus terrae HPL-003 genomic stretch:
- a CDS encoding cell wall hydrolase, whose protein sequence is MKKLSMLILSCACMLGAVLSVTPGQVQAQSSTLTKGVQSEQVLELQQQLHSLGYFKAGFTGYYGSLTSKAVARFQRDYGLTPDGVAGATTQAKLDSFGKVRLTALEQLARIIYAEARGESFQGQVAVGAVVLNRVQSNQFPSSIPDVILQPGQFTAVQDGQYRLKPNKTAYRAARQALNGADPTNGSLFYYNPAIATAKWSKSRPAVISLGRHTFTN, encoded by the coding sequence ATGAAAAAATTATCTATGTTAATCTTGTCCTGTGCATGTATGCTGGGTGCTGTGTTGTCGGTTACGCCAGGACAAGTACAAGCGCAATCGTCAACGCTGACGAAAGGGGTTCAGAGTGAGCAAGTGCTGGAGCTTCAACAGCAGCTTCATTCGCTCGGTTATTTTAAAGCCGGTTTTACCGGGTATTACGGCTCCTTGACCAGTAAAGCGGTTGCCCGTTTCCAACGGGACTACGGCCTTACGCCCGACGGTGTAGCCGGAGCGACAACGCAAGCCAAGCTGGATTCCTTCGGGAAGGTGCGTTTAACCGCCCTGGAGCAGCTGGCCCGGATTATTTATGCTGAGGCACGCGGGGAATCTTTTCAAGGTCAGGTGGCCGTGGGAGCGGTCGTATTAAACCGTGTGCAGTCCAATCAATTTCCAAGCTCGATTCCGGACGTTATTTTGCAGCCAGGCCAGTTCACCGCTGTACAGGATGGTCAATACCGCCTGAAACCGAACAAGACCGCGTATCGTGCGGCGAGACAGGCTCTTAATGGTGCTGATCCGACGAACGGATCCCTGTTTTATTACAATCCGGCCATTGCCACAGCCAAGTGGAGCAAGAGCCGTCCAGCTGTCATCTCACTCGGCCGCCATACGTTTACAAATTAA
- a CDS encoding cupin domain-containing protein, translated as MDSYMDYTSPSVQFTYDLKDNVLFQKDAQNSFNELSVQQLNTLVNISLLDIRLSTANVIEPHYHQNASELVYCISGAVTVSLINPFTRELRHFPITPGQVVNVPQGWWHYEVATMDDTHLLAIFNAPIPEFILGSDILRLTPSNILAHTYCLNENNIQEALAPIKKPVMIGPPNDCKHQQAKKPGIHVRLADTSPQAAPERTYAHTDGYPGFSFNPYHEWT; from the coding sequence GTGGATTCATATATGGATTACACCTCTCCCTCCGTACAATTTACTTATGATTTAAAAGACAATGTTTTGTTCCAAAAGGATGCTCAAAACTCATTCAACGAGCTTTCGGTCCAGCAATTGAATACGTTAGTAAATATATCACTGCTGGATATTCGCTTGAGCACAGCCAACGTCATAGAGCCTCACTACCACCAAAATGCTTCAGAACTGGTATACTGCATCTCTGGTGCAGTGACCGTGTCACTGATTAACCCGTTTACCCGCGAGTTGCGGCATTTTCCGATCACGCCTGGTCAGGTGGTTAATGTTCCCCAGGGATGGTGGCACTACGAGGTCGCCACAATGGATGATACTCATTTGTTAGCGATTTTTAATGCCCCCATTCCTGAATTCATTCTTGGCTCCGATATTTTGAGGTTAACGCCAAGCAATATTCTGGCTCATACCTACTGCCTGAATGAGAACAATATTCAGGAAGCGCTCGCTCCTATCAAAAAGCCTGTGATGATCGGTCCGCCCAATGACTGCAAGCACCAGCAGGCCAAAAAACCCGGAATACATGTGAGACTTGCCGATACTTCCCCGCAGGCCGCCCCGGAAAGAACCTATGCCCACACAGACGGATATCCCGGCTTCTCCTTTAACCCTTACCATGAATGGACCTAG
- a CDS encoding YuzF family protein has protein sequence MNPNQALNYSTNQPFPHHHHTPHHIMVSPVDPYVVETLKSVIGKYVVLETTRGRIDGCVVDCKPDHVILDVYGKKFFVRICEIVWIMPS, from the coding sequence TTGAATCCGAATCAAGCGCTCAATTACAGTACGAATCAACCTTTTCCCCATCACCACCATACCCCGCATCATATCATGGTAAGCCCTGTAGACCCGTATGTGGTAGAAACATTAAAATCGGTCATTGGCAAATATGTTGTACTGGAGACCACACGCGGCAGAATTGACGGATGTGTAGTGGACTGTAAACCTGATCATGTCATTTTGGATGTATACGGAAAGAAATTCTTTGTCCGGATCTGCGAAATCGTATGGATCATGCCCAGCTAG
- a CDS encoding GH25 family lysozyme, with product MCWFHFVIVYTGNVFASKFDPTFSMYKLWVARYSTTQKPTAVPAWNNWWAWQYSSTGSVPGIPGNVDLNEFNGTIDELRSSLAGDIE from the coding sequence ATGTGCTGGTTCCACTTCGTCATCGTGTATACGGGCAATGTTTTTGCTTCCAAGTTTGATCCTACATTTTCTATGTATAAACTGTGGGTAGCCAGATACAGCACTACTCAAAAGCCGACTGCAGTTCCAGCCTGGAACAACTGGTGGGCCTGGCAGTACAGTAGCACAGGCAGTGTTCCGGGTATCCCTGGTAATGTGGATTTGAATGAATTCAATGGAACGATAGATGAACTCCGTTCTTCGCTGGCAGGAGATATTGAATAG
- a CDS encoding YeiH family protein — protein sequence MSSHIKRMKCSLSSALSQKHSPHSNRDRFIQRILGIVLTMIFAFVGYGLNEIPGFHYVGPLACAMFLAVLYRQLWGYPEALRSGIEFSAKKLLRGAIVLYGLKLNMDVVIHHGMGLLLRDVGTVVFSILFTMWLAKRFKADASLSLLLGIGTGVCGAAAIAAVSPLLKSKDEDTAIGVGLIALVGTVFAILFTVLRSWLSLTDMQYGIWSGISLHEIAHVALAAEPAGQDALAIGLLAKLGRVFLLIPLSFMLMYWMKRTGKIGSDAKMEFPWFLIGFVITSLIGSYVLGKYIVVPSSLMNGVSHITTFMLTMAMVGMGLNVSFKTLREKAVLPLLVLSITSVILIGLTFLTV from the coding sequence ATGAGCAGTCACATAAAGCGCATGAAATGTTCACTAAGTTCCGCTTTATCACAAAAGCATTCCCCACACTCTAACAGGGATCGCTTTATCCAGCGTATCTTAGGCATTGTACTGACCATGATATTTGCATTCGTGGGGTATGGTCTGAACGAAATACCTGGCTTTCATTATGTAGGCCCTTTGGCTTGCGCGATGTTTCTCGCTGTCTTATACCGACAGCTATGGGGATATCCCGAAGCTTTACGCTCAGGGATTGAGTTTTCGGCTAAAAAATTGCTGAGAGGGGCTATCGTATTATACGGACTAAAGCTCAATATGGATGTTGTTATTCATCATGGTATGGGCTTGCTCCTGCGTGATGTGGGTACCGTCGTATTTTCCATCCTGTTTACGATGTGGCTGGCCAAGCGCTTTAAGGCAGATGCTTCGCTCTCGCTTCTTCTCGGTATTGGGACAGGTGTCTGCGGGGCGGCTGCGATTGCGGCTGTTTCTCCCCTGTTGAAATCCAAGGATGAGGATACGGCTATAGGAGTAGGGCTCATTGCTTTGGTCGGAACTGTATTTGCCATTTTGTTTACTGTCCTTCGATCGTGGCTTTCTTTGACGGATATGCAATATGGAATATGGTCAGGCATCAGCCTGCATGAAATTGCACATGTGGCCTTAGCTGCCGAACCTGCCGGACAGGATGCCCTCGCGATTGGCTTACTAGCCAAGCTGGGCCGTGTCTTTTTACTCATACCGCTTAGCTTTATGCTAATGTACTGGATGAAGCGAACCGGAAAGATCGGCTCGGATGCGAAAATGGAGTTCCCCTGGTTTCTCATTGGATTTGTCATAACAAGTTTGATCGGTAGCTATGTTTTGGGAAAATATATCGTAGTTCCTTCTAGTCTGATGAATGGAGTTTCTCACATCACCACATTTATGCTAACGATGGCAATGGTAGGCATGGGGCTGAATGTGAGCTTTAAGACCTTGCGGGAGAAAGCGGTGCTTCCCTTACTTGTGCTGTCTATCACTTCGGTCATTCTTATAGGCTTAACATTTTTAACGGTGTGA
- a CDS encoding LysR family transcriptional regulator, with the protein MDQSLIVFVMVAEKQNFTRTAEELHMTQPAVSQYIQTLERTMGARLLERSNKYVRLTKAGEIVYHHAQEIIRLHTRMQYLVDELMNTAKGNLSIGASYTYGEYVLPHVIAQMRSQYPLIQPSISIGNTQEIERLVIRNQLDVGIIEGEFQHDHLYIEPFAEDEMYIVVPHHHRLAGKSQVGLSELQEDIWILREEGSGTREAAEKMFARFQFAPAHIMDFGSTQIIKESVEAGLGISLLSQWTIQKELTLGTLKVLDISGLPVVRKFSFLTPSAVFETKASTVFLEILRGYNVKR; encoded by the coding sequence TTGGATCAATCTTTAATCGTATTTGTTATGGTAGCGGAGAAACAAAACTTCACAAGAACAGCCGAAGAGTTACACATGACCCAGCCTGCCGTAAGTCAATACATTCAAACGCTGGAGCGTACCATGGGAGCCCGGCTTTTGGAGCGAAGTAATAAATATGTGCGTTTAACCAAAGCTGGTGAAATTGTGTATCATCATGCCCAGGAAATTATCCGCCTCCACACCCGAATGCAGTATTTGGTGGACGAGTTGATGAATACGGCAAAAGGCAATCTGTCCATTGGCGCAAGCTACACTTACGGAGAGTACGTACTTCCTCATGTGATTGCGCAAATGAGAAGTCAATATCCACTCATTCAGCCCTCCATTAGCATCGGCAACACTCAGGAAATTGAAAGATTGGTGATCCGCAATCAATTGGATGTGGGGATTATTGAAGGAGAATTTCAGCATGACCATTTGTATATCGAACCGTTTGCAGAAGATGAAATGTATATCGTCGTTCCACATCATCATCGTTTGGCTGGTAAATCTCAAGTGGGTTTAAGTGAGCTACAAGAGGACATATGGATTCTGCGCGAAGAAGGCTCAGGAACCCGGGAAGCGGCGGAAAAGATGTTTGCACGATTTCAGTTTGCCCCTGCTCATATTATGGATTTTGGCAGCACCCAGATTATCAAAGAATCTGTAGAAGCAGGCTTGGGCATTTCTTTGCTGTCACAGTGGACGATTCAAAAGGAACTCACCTTGGGCACTTTAAAAGTGTTGGATATAAGCGGCCTCCCGGTCGTTCGGAAATTCTCTTTTCTGACCCCTTCTGCGGTATTTGAAACTAAAGCGTCCACCGTTTTTTTAGAGATTTTGCGAGGTTATAACGTGAAAAGGTGA
- a CDS encoding glycoside hydrolase family 43 protein has protein sequence MMIQNPILKGFNPDPCIVRVEDTYYIVVSSFEWLPGVRVYQSKDLAQWEHCTDILTDQVDLKGNPKNCSIWAPQLSYADNLFYLLYTDVKSTKRPFKDVRNFVMTAPAIHGPWSDPVYLNSSGFDPSLFHDEDGRKWLLNALWDYRMLDSNKSSGIVMQEYDSRRQRLIGEPVKIFDCTPLKKTEAPHIYKQNGYYYLITAEGGTGTGHAVTVARSKQLSGPYEVDPHNPMLTSRDRPEFPLQCAGHGSLVQTPDGDWYMAHLCTRPLEGKYAILGRETALQHVYWNDEGWLRLTAGGHTPQLEVPAPIGTTFSAEQKHSFIFEDFFEGPVLNKTWNTLRILADDRWCSLSQRPGYLRILAGESIQSLFQHHVLAIRQTDHHFRVETALEYQPISYLQMAGLLLYLNDENFLYAYVSYEEGQGKVLRMMRCEANSFTLVPQAITLQDDLPVQLAVEVHESHGQFYYGVGDEPVWTRLFEMQNISFLSGGFTGNFVGIAAHDMQQFQGSYADFSHFLYHGQDHLSS, from the coding sequence ATGATGATCCAAAATCCCATATTAAAAGGCTTTAATCCCGATCCGTGTATTGTACGAGTCGAGGATACTTACTATATTGTCGTGTCATCGTTTGAGTGGCTGCCGGGAGTACGGGTGTATCAGTCCAAAGATTTGGCCCAGTGGGAGCATTGTACGGATATTTTGACCGATCAGGTTGATTTAAAAGGAAATCCGAAAAATTGCAGCATTTGGGCCCCGCAGCTGAGCTACGCGGATAACCTTTTTTATCTGCTCTATACAGATGTGAAAAGCACCAAGCGTCCGTTCAAGGACGTTCGTAATTTTGTGATGACAGCGCCTGCGATCCATGGACCGTGGTCGGACCCGGTTTATCTCAACAGCAGTGGATTCGATCCGTCTTTATTTCACGACGAGGATGGACGTAAATGGCTATTGAATGCATTGTGGGATTATCGCATGTTGGACAGCAATAAATCTTCAGGTATTGTTATGCAGGAATACGATAGCAGGCGGCAACGACTTATTGGCGAGCCTGTGAAAATTTTTGATTGCACGCCTTTGAAAAAGACAGAAGCCCCTCATATCTACAAGCAAAACGGATATTACTACCTTATTACAGCGGAAGGTGGAACAGGTACGGGACATGCGGTAACCGTAGCCCGTTCGAAGCAGCTATCCGGGCCTTATGAAGTAGACCCGCATAATCCGATGCTTACGTCACGCGATCGTCCTGAATTCCCTTTACAATGTGCAGGACATGGCAGTCTTGTGCAGACACCAGATGGCGATTGGTATATGGCTCATTTGTGTACTCGTCCGTTGGAAGGGAAGTATGCCATTTTAGGGCGAGAAACGGCCTTGCAGCATGTGTACTGGAATGATGAAGGCTGGCTGCGATTAACCGCAGGGGGCCATACGCCGCAATTAGAAGTGCCTGCACCTATCGGAACAACTTTCTCGGCAGAGCAGAAGCACAGCTTTATATTCGAAGACTTTTTCGAGGGGCCCGTTTTAAATAAAACGTGGAACACATTGCGTATACTGGCGGATGACCGTTGGTGCTCACTGAGCCAGCGTCCGGGCTATCTTCGTATTCTGGCTGGAGAATCCATTCAAAGTCTGTTTCAGCATCACGTGCTTGCCATTCGGCAAACCGATCATCATTTTCGGGTAGAAACGGCACTGGAGTATCAGCCTATAAGCTATTTGCAAATGGCGGGGCTTCTGCTGTATCTCAATGATGAAAATTTTTTGTATGCGTATGTTAGCTATGAAGAGGGGCAAGGAAAAGTGCTGCGCATGATGAGATGTGAAGCTAATTCATTTACGTTAGTTCCTCAAGCGATTACGCTTCAGGACGATCTTCCTGTACAATTGGCCGTAGAAGTCCATGAATCCCACGGGCAATTTTATTATGGAGTCGGGGACGAACCTGTCTGGACGCGACTTTTTGAAATGCAAAATATCAGCTTTTTGTCAGGAGGATTTACAGGGAATTTTGTAGGGATTGCCGCCCACGACATGCAACAATTTCAAGGCAGCTACGCTGATTTTAGCCACTTTCTGTATCATGGACAAGATCATCTCTCCTCTTAA
- a CDS encoding pectinesterase family protein gives MLVGKESFCDFHTIQEAIAVLEQSPSNEMETLYILSGTYEEEVRIYRSYLHILGIGQVDIRMHRYAKERDEAGEEIGTFATPTLFLGGSHLILENLTISNTAGQGKAIGQAVAVYAHCDKTIFRNCTFRGHQDTLFTGPLPPAPKERLKFGGIHLKEHHAHYRQLYQQCYIEGTVDFIFGGATAYFEHCEIRSLRHHENQTSYVTAASTPQGQAYGYVFNHCYLTAVPDITLVFLGRPWREYAKTVFVDCKMGEHIDPRGWDNWDDAANEKTVCYQEYGVSDVASLRRKRVSWAGCFEAGAEAWSKEQVFGGDTFWKQGGVISHDDPKSHIKRL, from the coding sequence ATGCTGGTAGGGAAAGAATCCTTTTGTGATTTTCATACGATTCAGGAGGCGATTGCTGTATTGGAGCAGTCGCCTTCTAACGAAATGGAAACGCTGTATATTTTATCGGGTACCTATGAGGAAGAGGTGCGAATTTACCGTTCGTATCTTCATATCCTAGGCATCGGACAGGTAGACATTCGAATGCATCGATATGCCAAGGAGCGGGATGAGGCAGGGGAGGAAATAGGGACCTTTGCGACTCCCACTTTATTTTTAGGCGGTAGCCATCTGATTTTGGAAAATCTCACGATTTCCAACACGGCCGGACAGGGGAAAGCCATTGGGCAGGCGGTTGCCGTATATGCTCATTGTGATAAAACGATTTTTAGAAATTGCACCTTTCGCGGGCATCAGGATACGTTATTTACAGGCCCGTTGCCTCCGGCACCGAAAGAACGGCTAAAGTTTGGCGGCATCCATTTGAAAGAACATCATGCCCACTATCGCCAGCTTTATCAGCAATGTTATATCGAGGGAACGGTAGACTTCATTTTTGGTGGGGCTACCGCTTATTTTGAACATTGCGAAATTCGCAGTTTGCGCCATCATGAGAACCAAACGAGCTACGTTACAGCCGCCTCTACTCCCCAGGGACAAGCGTATGGCTATGTATTCAATCATTGCTACTTAACCGCAGTCCCTGATATTACCCTGGTGTTTTTGGGGCGTCCGTGGCGTGAGTATGCCAAGACCGTATTTGTGGATTGTAAAATGGGCGAACATATTGATCCACGGGGTTGGGACAATTGGGACGATGCTGCAAATGAGAAAACGGTTTGCTATCAGGAGTATGGTGTATCCGATGTTGCCTCGTTGCGTAGGAAGCGAGTTTCGTGGGCGGGTTGTTTTGAAGCAGGAGCAGAAGCGTGGAGCAAGGAGCAGGTTTTTGGTGGAGACACTTTTTGGAAGCAAGGAGGAGTAATTTCTCATGATGATCCAAAATCCCATATTAAAAGGCTTTAA
- a CDS encoding dienelactone hydrolase family protein, whose translation MDKLQALLGDLPADRPVTATLLNQEEQEGYLLESLLLDINGIEPVPAYIATPLEGNGPFPLVIFNHSHGGNYTNGRKEFIHSSSYLQQPSFAKTLTDMGYCACCIDMWGFNERGGKTESELVKEMLWQGQVLWGMMLYDNRRLVDYMCQRENVDASRIATIGMSMGGLMAWWLAALDERIQVTIDICGQVDAHTLIAKRGLDHHGFYSYVPGLLKHFTTLDIQKRIVPRPRMSITGQNDRMCPIEGVEHLAKGLLEAYQEAGHPEHWQPVIAGGGHMETLEMRTAWQSFLAEYL comes from the coding sequence GTGGATAAGCTGCAAGCATTATTGGGAGATCTTCCAGCAGATCGACCCGTTACAGCCACCCTGCTAAACCAAGAGGAGCAAGAGGGATACCTACTGGAATCTCTCCTGCTGGACATAAACGGAATCGAGCCTGTGCCAGCTTATATAGCCACACCATTAGAAGGAAACGGTCCGTTTCCATTGGTCATTTTCAACCATTCGCATGGGGGCAATTATACGAATGGACGCAAGGAATTTATCCATAGCAGCTCTTACTTGCAGCAGCCCTCATTTGCCAAAACCCTGACAGACATGGGCTATTGCGCTTGTTGTATTGACATGTGGGGCTTTAATGAACGTGGGGGCAAAACCGAAAGTGAGCTGGTAAAGGAAATGCTCTGGCAGGGCCAAGTGCTGTGGGGCATGATGCTGTACGATAACCGTCGTTTGGTGGATTATATGTGCCAGCGAGAGAATGTTGATGCTTCCCGCATCGCAACGATTGGCATGTCGATGGGGGGCCTGATGGCGTGGTGGCTGGCAGCGTTAGATGAGCGGATACAGGTCACCATTGATATTTGCGGACAGGTAGATGCTCATACGCTGATCGCCAAAAGGGGACTGGATCACCATGGCTTCTATTCCTATGTCCCCGGCTTGCTTAAGCATTTTACCACGCTGGATATTCAAAAGCGGATTGTTCCTCGTCCACGAATGAGCATAACAGGCCAAAATGACCGAATGTGTCCTATTGAGGGGGTCGAGCATTTGGCGAAGGGATTGCTGGAAGCTTACCAGGAAGCAGGCCACCCTGAACATTGGCAGCCTGTGATTGCAGGTGGCGGGCATATGGAAACCTTGGAAATGCGAACGGCGTGGCAGTCATTTTTAGCAGAATATCTGTAA
- a CDS encoding glycoside hydrolase family 28 protein: protein MQVYNIVDYGAPQDGTTLATGAIAAAIEAASNAGGGTVFVPSGTYLTGAIFLKSNIELHLSPGAILSFSTDLVDYPVVESRWEGVQREVHASCIYGQNLENISVTGSGTLDGNGQPWWEKHRKHPEELQYPRPKLISFDRCQRVTIKDVMLKNSPSWTVNPIACYNVTIDNVSILNPTDSPNTDGINPESCSNVRISNCNIDVGDDCIAIKAGTEDTQERIPCENITITNCTMVHGHGAVVLGSEMSGDIRNVTISNCVFKQTDRGIRLKSRRGRGGIVEDIRVSNIVMEDVICPFILNLYYFCGPRGKDKYVWDKNPYPITDETPCFRRIHFSDITARQVHAAAGFLYGLAEQYIAEITFSNIDISMAKNAIPGRPAMMTGIEDMNNRGFYLGNVRDIRFQQVTIENHEGPAFYIENGEGVEVNRCHSKNTNQPEKLIEQVTIQPSEQNIFN from the coding sequence ATGCAAGTGTATAACATTGTAGATTATGGAGCACCTCAGGATGGTACGACGTTGGCAACAGGGGCGATTGCGGCTGCGATTGAAGCGGCTAGCAATGCCGGGGGAGGAACGGTTTTTGTTCCCTCGGGTACGTATCTGACAGGCGCTATCTTTCTGAAAAGTAACATTGAGCTGCATTTAAGCCCCGGTGCAATTCTTTCCTTCAGTACGGATTTGGTTGATTATCCTGTAGTAGAATCCAGATGGGAAGGCGTTCAGCGAGAAGTACATGCGTCGTGTATTTATGGGCAGAACCTAGAGAATATTTCAGTTACAGGCAGCGGAACGCTGGATGGAAATGGTCAACCGTGGTGGGAAAAGCATCGGAAGCATCCCGAGGAGTTACAGTACCCTAGACCCAAATTAATCAGCTTTGACCGTTGTCAGCGGGTCACCATTAAAGATGTCATGTTGAAAAATTCCCCCAGTTGGACTGTAAACCCCATCGCTTGCTATAACGTTACGATTGACAATGTGTCCATTCTTAACCCGACGGATTCCCCCAATACGGATGGCATTAATCCCGAATCCTGTTCCAATGTTCGTATTAGTAACTGCAATATTGATGTGGGCGATGATTGTATTGCGATCAAAGCAGGAACTGAAGATACACAGGAGAGGATTCCTTGTGAAAATATAACGATTACCAACTGTACGATGGTGCATGGACATGGCGCTGTCGTACTGGGAAGCGAGATGAGTGGAGATATCCGTAATGTCACGATCAGCAATTGTGTGTTCAAGCAAACGGATCGGGGCATCCGCCTGAAATCAAGACGGGGACGCGGCGGAATCGTCGAGGATATTCGTGTTAGCAATATTGTGATGGAAGATGTGATTTGTCCATTTATTCTGAATCTCTATTATTTCTGTGGACCTCGGGGCAAAGACAAATATGTCTGGGACAAAAATCCCTATCCAATTACCGATGAAACGCCTTGCTTTAGACGGATTCATTTTTCCGATATCACGGCACGACAGGTTCATGCGGCTGCTGGATTTTTATACGGACTTGCAGAACAATATATTGCTGAAATTACATTTTCCAATATTGATATTTCTATGGCAAAAAATGCGATTCCCGGCCGTCCTGCCATGATGACAGGGATCGAAGACATGAACAACCGTGGTTTTTATTTAGGCAATGTTAGAGATATCCGTTTTCAACAAGTGACCATTGAGAATCATGAAGGACCTGCTTTTTATATTGAAAACGGGGAAGGCGTTGAAGTCAACCGTTGTCATTCGAAAAATACAAACCAACCTGAAAAGCTGATCGAACAAGTGACGATACAACCTTCCGAACAAAATATTTTTAATTAG